A genomic region of Microlunatus sagamiharensis contains the following coding sequences:
- a CDS encoding DUF3253 domain-containing protein yields MAEAAGADDEELEERLRRAVLDLLGRRAPTSTICPSDAARAVGGDTWRDAMPLARVVAARLADAGVVEVRQHGERVDVRTARGPVRIARAGGFDAAS; encoded by the coding sequence GTGGCCGAGGCAGCGGGAGCGGATGACGAGGAGCTCGAGGAGCGCCTGCGCCGGGCCGTGCTCGACCTGCTCGGGCGCCGTGCGCCGACCAGCACGATCTGCCCGAGCGACGCGGCGCGGGCGGTCGGCGGGGACACCTGGCGCGACGCGATGCCGCTGGCCCGCGTCGTGGCCGCCCGGCTGGCCGACGCCGGCGTCGTCGAGGTGCGCCAGCACGGGGAGCGGGTCGACGTGCGCACGGCGCGCGGGCCGGTCCGCATCGCCCGCGCCGGCGGATTCGACGCGGCGAGCTGA
- a CDS encoding replication-associated recombination protein A, which translates to MSEDLFGGGVDVAAPSGTGGGSLSDASDRTGLPLAVRMRPRTLDEVVGQAHLLATGSPLRRLASGEPMSVFLWGPPGTGKTTIASVVSRQSGARFVEVSAVTAGVKEVRAVLDQARRELARGERTVLFVDEVHRFSKTQQDVLLPAVENRLVTLVAATTENPSFSVISPLLSRSLLLTLKPLTDADVSGLLDRALADERGLAGASTLDDDARDTLLRLAGGDARRALTYLEESAAGAAATRSSVITTEVVERAVDRAAIRYDRDGDQHYDVISAFIKSVRGSDVQAALHYLARMMGAGEDPRFIARRLIILASEDIGLADPTALTTAVAAAEAVAMIGMPEGRLTLAHATIALALAPKSNAVTTAIGAASADVAAGRVGLVPPHLRDAHYAGAKTYGHGQGYRYAHDEPRGIARQQYLPDELVDATYYVPTDHGNEAAVAARLARIEELLGRGRPSS; encoded by the coding sequence GTGAGCGAGGACCTGTTCGGCGGTGGCGTGGACGTGGCGGCGCCGTCGGGGACGGGCGGCGGCAGCCTGTCGGACGCCTCGGACCGGACGGGTCTGCCGCTCGCGGTGCGGATGCGGCCGCGCACGCTCGACGAGGTGGTGGGGCAGGCGCACCTTCTGGCGACCGGGTCGCCGCTGCGCCGGCTCGCCTCCGGCGAGCCGATGTCGGTGTTCCTCTGGGGCCCGCCCGGCACCGGCAAGACGACCATCGCCTCGGTGGTGTCGCGCCAGAGCGGGGCGCGGTTCGTCGAGGTCTCCGCGGTGACCGCCGGGGTCAAGGAGGTCCGCGCCGTCCTCGACCAGGCGCGGCGCGAGCTCGCGCGCGGCGAGCGCACCGTGCTCTTCGTCGACGAGGTGCACCGCTTCTCCAAGACCCAGCAGGACGTGCTGCTGCCCGCGGTGGAGAACCGCCTGGTCACCCTCGTGGCCGCGACCACGGAGAACCCGAGCTTCTCGGTCATCTCGCCGCTGCTGTCGCGCTCGCTGCTGCTCACCCTCAAGCCGCTGACCGACGCCGACGTCTCGGGCCTGCTCGACCGGGCCCTGGCCGACGAGCGTGGGCTCGCCGGGGCGAGCACGCTCGACGACGACGCCCGCGACACGCTGCTGCGGCTGGCCGGCGGCGACGCGCGGCGGGCGCTCACCTACCTCGAGGAGTCGGCCGCGGGCGCGGCGGCGACGAGGTCGAGCGTGATCACGACCGAGGTGGTCGAGCGGGCCGTCGACCGCGCGGCCATCCGCTACGACCGCGACGGCGACCAGCACTACGACGTCATCAGCGCCTTCATCAAGTCGGTGCGCGGCTCCGACGTCCAGGCCGCGCTGCACTACCTGGCCCGGATGATGGGCGCCGGCGAGGACCCGCGCTTCATCGCGCGCCGGCTGATCATCCTGGCCAGCGAGGACATCGGGCTCGCCGACCCCACCGCCCTGACCACGGCCGTCGCCGCCGCCGAGGCCGTGGCCATGATCGGGATGCCGGAGGGCCGCCTGACCCTGGCCCACGCGACCATCGCGCTCGCCCTCGCGCCCAAGTCCAACGCCGTCACCACCGCGATCGGGGCGGCGTCGGCCGACGTCGCCGCCGGCCGGGTCGGGCTGGTCCCGCCGCACCTGCGCGACGCGCACTACGCAGGGGCGAAGACGTACGGGCACGGGCAGGGCTACCGCTACGCCCACGACGAGCCGCGCGGCATCGCCCGCCAGCAGTACCTGCCCGACGAGCTGGTCGACGCGACCTACTACGTGCCCACCGACCACGGCAACGAAGCCGCGGTCGCGGCCCGCCTGGCGCGGATCGAGGAGCTCCTCGGGCGCGGGCGGCCTTCGTCGTAG
- a CDS encoding dihydrofolate reductase family protein produces MGLIHIEMFATLDLVAQAPGGPEEDTAGGFAYGGWQAPLLDEVSGAQVTAAYEGTDALLLGRRTYDIFAAYWPHQDDTFGALFNRIPKYVASRGTPDLSWRGSSLLGPDLGAAVREVRERHEHVTVVGSVDLVQTLLRERLFDRLDLWVHPVLLGTGKTVFAGGAVPTSLTLLEPPAAGSRGTVLLRYARAEGEPRTGDMTAPEQGADAARRD; encoded by the coding sequence ATGGGACTCATCCACATCGAGATGTTCGCGACCCTCGACCTCGTCGCGCAGGCGCCGGGCGGGCCCGAGGAGGACACCGCCGGCGGCTTCGCGTACGGCGGCTGGCAGGCCCCGCTGCTCGACGAGGTGTCCGGCGCGCAGGTCACGGCGGCGTACGAGGGAACGGACGCCCTGCTGCTCGGGCGGCGGACCTACGACATCTTCGCCGCCTACTGGCCCCACCAGGACGACACGTTCGGCGCGCTGTTCAACCGCATCCCCAAGTACGTCGCCTCCCGCGGCACGCCCGACCTGTCCTGGCGCGGCTCGTCGCTGCTCGGGCCCGACCTGGGCGCCGCGGTCCGCGAGGTCCGCGAGCGCCACGAGCACGTCACCGTCGTCGGCAGCGTCGACCTCGTTCAGACCCTGCTGCGCGAGCGCCTCTTCGACCGCCTCGACCTCTGGGTGCACCCGGTCCTGCTGGGCACCGGCAAGACGGTCTTCGCCGGCGGTGCGGTGCCGACGAGCCTGACCCTGCTCGAACCGCCGGCGGCCGGCAGCCGGGGGACCGTCCTGCTGCGCTACGCCCGCGCCGAGGGCGAGCCCCGGACCGGGGACATGACGGCGCCGGAGCAGGGTGCGGACGCCGCGCGTCGCGACTGA
- a CDS encoding CPBP family intramembrane glutamic endopeptidase → MLALGLAWLVALPLWAGGGLADPRFRTVALVMMLTPSVAALAVTLVLVRPAAPWRSLGLVPTVGWRRLVVLVLVGLLAPVVLSALTVLVAALLGLARVDWSLGAYATNLAASGTPLPPTVPARTLALVALVAVPVNALVSAVPAAAEEIGWRGFLLPRLLPLGTWPALLVTGVVWGVWHAPLVLLGYDYGRTDLLGVLLMTGFTVLTGVGLGALRRRSGCVWPGAVAHGSLNTAASTVILVLSPDPAHGTGLTLLGPTGWALLALLALGLALTGVVGRRPSSTTTASTTAAPGTKGEGTARGPR, encoded by the coding sequence GTGCTCGCGCTGGGCCTGGCGTGGCTCGTCGCGCTGCCCTTGTGGGCCGGCGGCGGGCTCGCCGACCCGAGGTTCCGCACCGTCGCGCTCGTCATGATGCTCACGCCGAGCGTCGCGGCGCTGGCGGTGACGCTCGTCCTGGTGAGGCCGGCAGCTCCGTGGCGCTCGCTGGGGCTGGTCCCGACCGTGGGGTGGCGCCGGCTCGTCGTCCTGGTGCTCGTCGGGCTGCTCGCGCCGGTCGTGCTCAGCGCCCTGACCGTCCTCGTCGCCGCCCTGCTCGGGCTGGCGCGGGTGGACTGGTCCCTCGGCGCGTACGCCACCAATCTCGCCGCCAGCGGCACGCCGCTCCCGCCCACCGTGCCCGCGAGGACGCTCGCCCTGGTCGCGCTCGTCGCCGTGCCCGTCAACGCGCTCGTGAGCGCGGTGCCGGCGGCGGCCGAGGAGATCGGCTGGCGGGGCTTCCTGCTGCCGCGCCTCCTGCCGCTCGGGACCTGGCCGGCGCTGCTGGTCACCGGGGTCGTCTGGGGCGTGTGGCACGCGCCGCTGGTGCTGCTCGGCTACGACTACGGCCGCACGGACCTGCTCGGGGTCCTGCTGATGACCGGCTTCACCGTCCTGACCGGCGTGGGCCTCGGGGCCCTGCGGCGCCGCTCGGGCTGCGTCTGGCCGGGCGCGGTGGCGCACGGCTCGCTGAACACCGCCGCCTCGACCGTGATCCTGGTCCTCAGCCCCGACCCGGCCCACGGGACCGGGCTCACGCTGCTCGGCCCGACCGGCTGGGCCCTCCTGGCGCTGCTGGCGCTCGGGCTCGCCCTCACCGGCGTCGTCGGCCGCCGCCCGTCGTCGACCACCACCGCCTCGACGACGGCGGCACCGGGCACGAAAGGGGAGGGGACGGCGCGAGGACCGCGATAA
- a CDS encoding PPOX class F420-dependent oxidoreductase: MPATKDGPGLLPGTRRLAEGRNFGSIATLLPSGAIQNQVIWVHTDGDRVTVNTEVHRAKYRNVERDDRVTLLITDATDPYHYAEVRGHVTETRTGPDARADIDALSQKYNGTDYPAEGIKSERVILYITPERQTVVDQTGTHGDDE; encoded by the coding sequence ATGCCAGCCACCAAGGACGGACCAGGACTTCTGCCGGGGACCCGCCGGCTCGCCGAGGGACGCAACTTCGGCTCGATCGCCACCTTGCTGCCGAGCGGCGCCATCCAGAACCAGGTCATCTGGGTGCACACCGACGGCGACCGCGTGACGGTGAACACCGAGGTGCACCGCGCCAAGTACAGGAACGTCGAGCGCGACGACCGCGTGACGCTGCTGATCACCGACGCCACCGACCCGTACCACTACGCCGAGGTCCGCGGCCACGTCACGGAGACCCGGACGGGCCCCGACGCGCGGGCCGACATCGACGCGCTCTCGCAGAAGTACAACGGGACGGACTACCCGGCCGAGGGGATCAAGTCCGAGCGCGTCATCCTCTACATCACCCCGGAGCGGCAGACCGTGGTCGACCAGACGGGCACGCACGGCGACGACGAGTAG
- a CDS encoding DUF948 domain-containing protein codes for MTLGQVAGLVAALACVGLVVFLAVPLLKLGRVLDELRVTVRDLGQETVPILTELQGTVRATNEELGKLSLVTADVAKVSANATLVSDNAAQLSGIVNATVAKPLVKTAALGHGLRQAVRRSSTDDPDGRRSERRARRARIKVAMAEREAELRALTGEPGRPGAGPDERASGRPSRED; via the coding sequence ATGACGCTCGGTCAGGTCGCCGGACTGGTGGCCGCGCTCGCGTGCGTCGGGCTGGTCGTCTTCCTCGCCGTGCCGCTGCTCAAGCTCGGCCGCGTGCTCGACGAGCTGCGCGTCACCGTGCGCGACCTGGGCCAGGAGACCGTCCCGATCCTCACCGAGCTGCAGGGCACGGTGCGCGCGACCAACGAGGAGCTGGGCAAGCTCAGCCTGGTCACCGCCGACGTCGCCAAGGTCAGCGCCAACGCGACCCTGGTCAGCGACAACGCCGCCCAGCTCTCGGGCATCGTCAACGCGACGGTGGCCAAGCCGCTCGTCAAGACCGCGGCCCTGGGCCACGGCCTGCGCCAGGCGGTCCGGCGCAGCTCCACCGACGACCCGGACGGGCGCCGCAGCGAGCGCCGTGCCCGCCGGGCCCGGATCAAGGTCGCCATGGCCGAGCGCGAGGCCGAGCTGCGTGCCCTCACCGGCGAGCCCGGCCGGCCCGGCGCCGGCCCCGACGAGCGAGCTAGCGGGCGGCCGAGCCGCGAGGACTGA